The Corylus avellana chromosome ca8, CavTom2PMs-1.0 genome has a segment encoding these proteins:
- the LOC132189663 gene encoding uncharacterized protein LOC132189663: protein MASSWRRALGNTRSFVGNAMGGLRGGTNLASWVVAGTLAYYLWVKPSRDLKREQEERAALAASDPNRYVEKRKPIPDSQQTGLIYGKKNNVTRNQEE, encoded by the exons ATGGCGAGCAGTTGGAGAAGAGCATTGGGAAATACGAGGTCCTTCGTAGGCAATGCGATGGGAGGCCTTAGAGGAGGAACCAACCTGGCTTCGTGGGTCGTGGCTGGAACCCTAGCTTACTACCTTTGGGTCAAGCCCTCCCGAGACCTCAAGCGCGAACAAGAG GAAAGGGCAGCGCTTGCAGCTTCGGATCCTAATCGCTACGTTGAGAAACGAAAACCAATTCCCGACTCTCAG caaACTGGTTTGATATACGGCAAGAAGAATAATGTAACTAGGAATCAGGAGGAATGA
- the LOC132190700 gene encoding AT-hook motif nuclear-localized protein 27, with the protein MAGYNEENQAGSRYFHHLLGPELHLQRHPSNINPQHQPSDSKDSSDRDHKPDSDAQATSSSGAATNSNRRPRGRPPGSKNKPKPPIIVTRDSPNALRSHVLEVSNAADIVESVSSYARRRGRGVCILSGSGTVVNVTLRQPGAPAGTVVTLHGRFEILSLTGTVLPPPAPPGAGGLSIFLSGGQGQVVGGSVVGPLVASGPVVLMAASFANAVFERLPLDEEEAPVHVQSTASQSSGVTGGGGGGGGGGQLGEGGGGGGGSGSGSGGGVSLFGVGGNMGNFPFSGDLFGWSGSAARPPF; encoded by the coding sequence ATGGCGGGGTACAATGAAGAAAACCAAGCTGGTTCTCGCTACTTCCACCACCTCCTGGGGCCGGAGCTGCACCTGCAGAGACATCCTTCTAATATTAACCCACAACACCAACCCTCCGATTCCAAGGACTCCTCTGACAGAGATCACAAGCCCGATTCCGATGCCCAAGCCACTAGTAGCTCCGGTGCAGCCACCAACTCCAACCGCCGCCCACGTGGCCGTCCTCCCGGATCCAAGAACAAACCCAAGCCGCCCATAATCGTCACGCGGGACAGCCCCAACGCCCTCCGATCCCACGTGCTCGAGGTCTCCAACGCCGCCGACATCGTCGAGAGCGTGTCCAGCTACGCCaggaggagagggagaggggtCTGCATCCTCAGCGGAAGCGGTACGGTAGTCAATGTCACGCTGCGACAACCTGGCGCTCCTGCTGGGACGGTGGTCACGCTGCACGGCCGCTTCGAGATTCTCTCTCTTACGGGGACTGTTCTCCCGCCTCCGGCTCCGCCTGGTGCGGGGGGGTTGTCGATATTTTTGTCTGGAGGACAGGGACAGGTGGTGGGGGGAAGTGTGGTGGGCCCGTTGGTGGCATCGGGTCCGGTTGTTTTGATGGCTGCCTCGTTTGCAAATGCTGTGTTTGAAAGGCTGCCGTTGGATGAGGAGGAAGCGCCAGTGCATGTCCAATCCACGGCGTCACAGTCTTCCGGTGTGACTGGTGGCGGTGGAGGCGGCGGTGGTGGTGGACAACTTGGTGAGggtggaggaggtggaggtggaaGTGGAAGTGGAAGCGGCGGTGGGGTTTCTCTTTTTGGTGTGGGAGGGAATATGGGGAACTTTCCATTTTCGGGTGATCTGTTTGGGTGGAGTGGGAGTGCTGCAAGGCCTCCATTTTAA
- the LOC132189318 gene encoding AT-rich interactive domain-containing protein 6: MEVDKEKLGQDSPKGSDIDLVDASVLHQEDPTTISKEDDQIQNPSSENGKSATNEEDKTLVSAVEDQVMIDAHDDKATIDDGKIDGADVKVNEKSLESKSNGTDGRIEIHLEATTTLDAVGYSSPVAQNKNVWLSDVEMSEADEWGTPQEQAAFMKELERFYREKALEFKPPKFYGEPLNCLKLWRAVIRLGGYDLVTSSKLWRQVGESFHPPKTCTTVSWTFRIFYEKALLEYEKHKRETGELQLPGSVPVSTRVEKEGSGYQAPGSGRARRDAAARAMQGWHSQRLLGYGEVAEPIIKDKNLNSTQKREKNLKSIGLLKHKSPTSLEHGEKLAIIEADKQLVTTVADVGPPADWVKINVRETKDCFEVYALVPGLLREEVRVQSDPAGRLVITGQPEQLDNPWGITPFKKVVSLPARIDPLQTSAVVSLHGRLFVRVPFEQ, from the exons ATGGAGGTAGATAAAGAAAAGTTGGGACAGGATTCGCCCAAAGGTTCCGATATCGACCTTGTTGATGCGAGTGTTCTACACCAAGAAGATCCTACTACTATCTCAAAGGAGGACGATCAAATTCAAAACCCTAGTAGTGAAAATGGGAAATCGGCGACCAATGAGGAGGATAAGACTCTCGTATCGGCGGTTGAAGATCAGGTTATGATTGATGCTCATGATGATAAGGCTACCATTGATGATGGAAAAATCGATGGTGCCGATGTTAAGGTTAATGAAAAATCGCTAGAAAGTAAAAGCAATGGCACCGATGGCCGCATTGAAATTCATCTTGAAGCTACCACAACTCTTGACGCTGTGGGGTATTCGTCCCCGGTAGCTCAAAATAAGAATGTATGGTTGAGTGATGTTGAG ATGTCCGAGGCCGATGAATGGGGGACGCCACAGGAGCAAGCTGCATTCATGAAGGAGCTGGAGCGTTTCTACAGGGAGAAGGCTCTGGAATTTAAGCCCCCTAAGTTTTATGGAGAGCCACTAAACTGCCTTAA GTTATGGAGAGCTGTTATTAGATTGGGTGGCTATGATCTG GTGACTTCATCCAAGTTATGGCGGCAAGTAGGAGAGTCTTTCCATCCCCCCAA gACCTGTACAACTGTCTCTTGGACATTTCGCATTTTCTATGAGAAG GCACTTTTGGAATATGAGAAGCATAAGAGGGAAACTGGTGAGCTTCAACTCCCTGGATCCGTCCCTGTGTCTACAAGAGTTGAAAAGGAG GGAAGTGGCTACCAAGCTCCAGGATCAGGTAGGGCACGGCGGGATGCTGCAGCTCGTGCAATGCAGGGTTGGCACTCCCAGCGACTTCTTGGATATGGTGAGGTTGCTGAGCCTATTATTAAG GACAAGAACTTAAATTCTACACAAAAGCGTGAAAAGAATCTCAAAAGTATTG GTTTGCTCAAACACAAGTCACCGACCAGTCTGGAGCATGGTGAGAAACTTGCAATTATTGAAGCAGATAAGCA ACTGGTCACAACAGTTGCTGATGTTGGACCCCCAGCTGATTGGGTGAAGATTAATGTGCGGGAAACT AAAGATTGCTTCGAGGTATATGCACTAGTCCCTGGGCTACTGCGTGAGGAG GTGCGAGTTCAATCAGATCCAGCTGGACGTTTGGTTATAACTGGTCAACCAGAGCAGCTTGATAATCCTTGGGGTATCACACCCTTTAAAAAG GTCGTTAGCTTACCTGCGAGAATCGATCCACTTCAGACATCTGCCGTTGTTAGCCTGCATGGCCGGCTCTTTGTACGTGTCCCTTTTGAGCAATGA